Proteins encoded by one window of Methanobacterium sp. CWC-01:
- a CDS encoding thiamine pyrophosphate-binding protein — MTNGARIACAQGLVRILKEEGVNLVFGHPGEQILPLYQALHRSPIRHVLMRHEQGAVHAADGYARATGGVGVCLASAGPGALNLVMGVATAYKDSVPLLVITGDVSTEFKGQNTFQDVPQAQVFQPITLHSYDVKKPEEAISKLKKAFMLLKTGKTGPIHLNIPKNVFSQTVDESLLDGELEYVHIPIYGLDEALKLMESSHKPLIIAGAGVIWSGAVEKLQEFVIKNEIPVATTYPARGVLPEDHPLSLGLIGLRGTEAANHAGAGADLVVALGCRLSERTLKGLGKTTIIHVNLDEEVLQGDINVKADAAEFLEKMSRLRFQDTGKWLNELQKYRSHHQVATGYDDTPLKPQRAINEILEASKEALVVNDAGSHTTWVNLLAVVREPSGLIFSGGFGPMGYGLPAAVGVSLARPKRSVVLVVGDGGFQMTLQELAVISELQLPIIIFIINNQELGIIKQWQELYYGGPYQVALENPNFVALAASYHIDGQRVLEPDQLSARVQKALILKKPYLIEVVVDPDEGIPLPEVV; from the coding sequence ATGACTAATGGAGCCAGAATTGCATGTGCCCAGGGGTTGGTCCGTATCTTAAAGGAAGAAGGAGTGAATCTGGTCTTCGGCCATCCCGGTGAACAAATCCTGCCCTTATATCAGGCCCTGCATCGTTCGCCCATCAGACACGTTCTCATGCGCCATGAACAGGGAGCAGTCCATGCTGCCGATGGCTATGCACGTGCCACCGGGGGGGTGGGAGTCTGTCTGGCTTCGGCTGGGCCTGGAGCACTGAACCTGGTTATGGGCGTGGCCACCGCCTACAAGGACTCGGTGCCCCTGCTGGTTATTACTGGAGATGTTTCCACGGAATTTAAGGGCCAGAACACCTTCCAGGATGTTCCCCAGGCCCAGGTATTCCAGCCCATCACCCTCCACAGTTACGATGTAAAGAAACCGGAGGAGGCCATTTCAAAATTAAAAAAGGCATTCATGCTCCTCAAAACAGGTAAAACTGGCCCCATACATTTGAACATTCCTAAAAACGTTTTTTCTCAAACTGTGGACGAATCTCTCCTGGATGGGGAGTTGGAATATGTTCACATCCCTATTTATGGATTGGATGAAGCTTTAAAGCTCATGGAATCCTCACATAAGCCACTTATCATCGCCGGGGCCGGGGTGATCTGGTCCGGGGCAGTGGAAAAACTTCAGGAATTTGTCATTAAGAATGAAATCCCCGTGGCCACCACCTACCCTGCCCGGGGTGTCCTGCCGGAGGATCATCCCCTCTCCCTGGGGCTCATTGGGCTGCGGGGAACCGAGGCTGCCAACCATGCCGGAGCCGGAGCCGACCTGGTGGTGGCATTAGGCTGTCGTTTATCCGAACGCACCCTTAAGGGACTGGGTAAAACAACCATAATCCATGTAAACCTGGATGAAGAGGTTTTGCAGGGAGATATTAATGTTAAAGCCGATGCAGCTGAATTTCTAGAGAAAATGTCCCGGTTAAGGTTCCAGGATACCGGAAAATGGCTTAATGAGCTTCAAAAATACAGATCTCACCACCAGGTAGCTACCGGTTATGATGATACTCCCTTAAAACCCCAGAGGGCCATAAATGAGATCCTGGAAGCTTCAAAGGAGGCCCTGGTGGTTAACGACGCCGGAAGCCATACCACCTGGGTTAACCTTCTGGCAGTGGTTCGGGAGCCATCCGGCCTAATATTCTCGGGTGGCTTCGGGCCCATGGGCTACGGCTTACCAGCCGCAGTGGGAGTCAGCCTGGCCCGGCCGAAGAGAAGTGTGGTGCTGGTGGTGGGGGATGGAGGATTTCAGATGACCCTCCAGGAACTGGCAGTTATCAGTGAACTGCAACTACCCATAATCATTTTCATCATCAACAACCAGGAATTGGGGATCATAAAACAGTGGCAGGAACTTTATTACGGAGGCCCCTACCAGGTGGCCCTGGAAAATCCGAACTTCGTAGCCCTGGCAGCTAGTTATCATATAGACGGGCAGAGGGTCCTGGAACCAGATCAGTTATCCGCCCGGGTACAGAAAGCTTTAATATTGAAAAAACCTTACCTTATAGAAGTTGTTGTAGACCCAGATGAAGGAATTCCTTTACCAGAGGTGGTATAA
- a CDS encoding B12-binding domain-containing radical SAM protein — MKVLLINPPYTSSKYKFIGLVAPPLGIAYIGAVLENGGFEVEILDGAALELDWETLEARIKKAAPQVIAVTALTPTIDQGLETAKLARRACPDATIVLGGYHPSFNHAEILEKDYVDVVVIGEGEYTMLELVETLERGGDLNQVRGIAYDDVVTPPRPVINDLDDLPFPARHLLPMDHYKILNMKLHTATMISGRGCPMQCSFCASAALHGRRLRMRSAENVVDEMEHLIECHDAGMIAFMDDTFTLKPSRVEQVCDEIKKRDLDIYWGCTARADTLSSEMLQKMSDTGCITMFLGVESADQQQLDRVNKQLTVDKIRQAFTLSRKHDIRTIASVVLGMPGDTRDSISRTIRLVKELNPSYALFSLATPYPGTRFYREAVENNLIKVKDWSKYTLLTPVLETVDCSRDELKNMQKKAFRQFYLRPSYILRQLRMDGPIIIKTIATMMKEV; from the coding sequence ATGAAAGTACTACTAATAAATCCTCCCTATACTTCTTCAAAGTATAAATTCATTGGCCTGGTGGCTCCTCCCCTGGGAATAGCCTATATTGGGGCTGTCCTGGAGAATGGTGGTTTTGAGGTGGAGATCTTAGATGGCGCGGCCCTGGAGCTGGACTGGGAAACTCTGGAGGCCCGGATTAAGAAGGCCGCCCCCCAGGTGATAGCGGTCACCGCCCTGACCCCTACCATAGATCAGGGACTTGAAACCGCTAAACTCGCCAGAAGGGCTTGTCCTGATGCTACCATAGTCCTGGGAGGTTATCATCCCTCCTTCAATCACGCTGAAATCCTTGAAAAGGACTATGTGGATGTGGTGGTAATTGGGGAGGGGGAGTACACCATGCTGGAACTGGTGGAGACCCTGGAACGTGGTGGGGACTTAAACCAGGTCCGGGGAATAGCCTATGATGATGTGGTAACTCCTCCTCGGCCGGTGATAAATGATCTGGATGATCTGCCCTTTCCAGCCCGACACCTTTTGCCAATGGACCACTACAAGATCCTGAACATGAAACTGCACACCGCCACCATGATCTCCGGAAGAGGATGCCCCATGCAGTGTTCCTTCTGTGCCTCGGCAGCTCTACATGGACGCCGACTCCGCATGAGGTCGGCGGAGAATGTGGTGGATGAGATGGAACACCTCATCGAGTGCCATGATGCCGGGATGATCGCCTTCATGGATGACACCTTCACCCTGAAACCCAGCCGGGTGGAACAGGTCTGTGATGAAATAAAAAAGAGGGACCTCGACATTTACTGGGGTTGCACGGCCCGGGCTGACACTCTATCCAGTGAGATGCTCCAGAAAATGAGTGACACTGGTTGTATAACCATGTTTCTAGGGGTGGAATCTGCAGACCAGCAGCAACTGGACCGGGTCAACAAGCAGCTCACCGTGGATAAGATACGCCAGGCATTCACCCTCTCCCGAAAACATGATATCCGGACCATTGCCTCTGTGGTTCTGGGCATGCCCGGTGACACCAGGGACAGTATCAGCAGAACCATCAGATTAGTAAAGGAACTTAACCCTTCTTATGCCCTGTTCTCCCTGGCCACGCCCTACCCCGGGACCAGATTCTACCGGGAGGCCGTGGAGAATAACCTGATCAAGGTGAAGGACTGGTCCAAGTACACCCTGCTCACCCCGGTACTGGAAACCGTGGACTGTTCCCGGGATGAACTTAAGAATATGCAAAAAAAGGCCTTCCGACAGTTCTATCTACGCCCTTCCTACATTCTGAGACAGTTAAGGATGGATGGTCCCATCATAATTAAAACCATCGCCACCATGATGAAGGAAGTGTAA
- a CDS encoding pyridoxal-phosphate-dependent aminotransferase family protein produces MDETLLMIPGPTRVAPRVLKAMSENIVNHRSAIFGQILKDTSQMMSDVFRTTNKSYLLTGSGTAAMEAAMVNILEKGDQVLNVVGGKFGQRFMQIVEAHGGSSLPLEVEWGQAVNPDEVGFLLEEHEDIKAVTLVHNETSTGVVNPIKEVGKILKDYETLYVVDSVSSLAGDDVEVDDYGIDICVTGSQKCMAAPPGMAAITLSNDAWDLVNQTDSASYYLNLKKYKKSGDADPPETPYTPSVSLMYAMHEALKVIMDEGLKSRINRHKLAAKATRNGVKALDLELFPEEEVSSTTVTAVRMPEGVTDGEFRGTMRNKYRVELAGGQDHLKGNIFRIGHMGNITHRELITTFSAMEMTLRELGFDIQMGEGVAAVADTYLPEDL; encoded by the coding sequence ATGGATGAAACTTTGCTAATGATACCAGGACCCACCCGGGTAGCTCCCCGGGTGCTTAAAGCCATGTCCGAGAACATCGTAAACCACCGGAGTGCCATATTCGGCCAGATATTAAAGGACACTTCCCAGATGATGTCCGATGTTTTCCGAACCACTAATAAGTCCTACCTCTTAACCGGTTCAGGAACTGCGGCCATGGAAGCAGCCATGGTGAACATTCTGGAGAAGGGTGACCAGGTCCTGAACGTGGTGGGTGGTAAGTTTGGCCAGCGCTTCATGCAGATTGTGGAGGCCCATGGAGGATCTTCCCTACCCCTGGAAGTGGAGTGGGGTCAGGCCGTGAACCCGGATGAAGTAGGATTCCTCTTGGAAGAGCATGAGGATATTAAAGCCGTTACCCTGGTCCATAATGAGACCTCCACTGGAGTGGTGAACCCCATAAAAGAGGTGGGTAAGATCCTGAAAGATTACGAAACCCTCTACGTGGTGGACAGCGTATCATCCCTGGCCGGAGATGATGTGGAAGTGGATGATTATGGAATTGACATCTGTGTTACTGGCTCCCAGAAGTGTATGGCCGCACCACCAGGAATGGCCGCCATAACCCTCTCCAATGATGCCTGGGATCTGGTTAACCAGACTGATTCAGCCAGTTACTACCTTAACCTTAAAAAGTACAAGAAAAGCGGCGATGCTGACCCACCAGAAACTCCTTACACCCCCTCCGTGTCACTGATGTACGCCATGCACGAGGCCCTGAAGGTTATTATGGACGAAGGACTTAAAAGCCGGATCAACCGGCACAAGTTAGCGGCAAAAGCCACCCGTAATGGTGTGAAAGCCCTGGATCTTGAACTCTTCCCTGAAGAAGAGGTTTCATCCACCACCGTTACCGCGGTGCGGATGCCGGAGGGAGTAACCGATGGAGAGTTCCGGGGAACCATGCGTAACAAGTACCGGGTGGAATTAGCCGGAGGCCAGGACCATCTCAAGGGTAATATCTTCCGGATCGGCCATATGGGTAACATAACCCACCGGGAACTCATAACCACCTTCTCGGCCATGGAGATGACCCTGCGGGAGTTGGGCTTCGACATCCAAATGGGTGAAGGTGTGGCTGCCGTGGCCGACACCTACCTGCCAGAGGACTTATAA
- a CDS encoding 6-hydroxymethylpterin diphosphokinase MptE-like protein, which produces MNLSHWMPWYQKILEDFGFSQDDDETSAQLLNQLLTIREGLSPGDIPVKEKALVFGAGPSLKRNLQQLKELDIDTYLIIAADGATTALLEEGFTPDVVVTDLDGKMENIYQAQRQGAVLVVHAHGDNLEKLKKHVPRLNKVLGTTQSRPVGMVYNWGGFTDGDRAVFLAVELGVKTIILAGMDFGKNTTRYSRPDLASEVAEADQIKKLKLQYAKKLVEWVAENEDALILNISGGETIEGVKDIPSWRIKEYQS; this is translated from the coding sequence ATGAACCTATCCCACTGGATGCCCTGGTATCAAAAAATTCTAGAAGACTTCGGATTCAGCCAGGATGATGATGAAACATCTGCACAACTTTTAAACCAATTATTAACTATTCGGGAAGGATTATCTCCAGGGGATATCCCGGTGAAGGAAAAGGCGCTGGTCTTTGGTGCGGGTCCCTCCCTTAAAAGGAACCTGCAGCAACTCAAAGAATTGGACATCGATACCTACCTGATAATCGCCGCCGATGGGGCCACCACCGCCCTATTGGAGGAGGGCTTCACTCCTGATGTGGTAGTAACCGACCTGGACGGGAAAATGGAGAACATATACCAGGCCCAAAGGCAGGGGGCGGTGCTGGTGGTCCATGCCCATGGGGATAATCTGGAAAAGCTGAAAAAACATGTGCCCCGCCTGAATAAGGTCCTGGGCACCACTCAGTCCCGGCCGGTGGGGATGGTTTATAACTGGGGTGGCTTCACTGATGGAGACCGGGCCGTCTTCCTGGCGGTGGAACTGGGAGTGAAGACGATTATCCTGGCTGGTATGGACTTTGGAAAAAACACCACCCGCTACTCCAGACCGGATCTGGCTTCAGAGGTGGCTGAAGCGGACCAGATAAAGAAACTCAAACTCCAATATGCAAAAAAACTCGTGGAGTGGGTGGCTGAAAATGAAGACGCCCTTATCCTGAACATCTCCGGTGGAGAAACCATAGAGGGGGTTAAAGATATCCCCTCCTGGAGGATAAAAGAATACCAGTCTTAA
- a CDS encoding ATP phosphoribosyltransferase, translated as MDNKIVLGLPKGSLNNVNRGNTYQLFVDAGYEVKGYEPGKEENEIQILNDPEIRGFLSRPQSAPVELNRGILDIAIVGEDWVREESVNLPEDLTIKLGDLNYGQTRLIVAVPNEDPYDSLTEFFQANQERETPILCFTEYPNLTKQYFMENEGYQEKFGNKTPLVQVRGLWDGENEQVQIINSDGATEVYIAKGADLIVDNTQTGSSLRKAGLKILDTIMESSAGLYAGPRCQGSKLQKAQMIYEQLFGATKARKYFDVKFNVSNKKVEEVKELLLSHEFCSDEPTVVQGTSFSQVNVLIPKTKFPEMLQAVKGYGASAIVRENVKQYVE; from the coding sequence ATGGACAACAAAATAGTGCTGGGACTCCCTAAGGGGAGCCTGAATAACGTTAACCGAGGTAACACTTACCAATTATTCGTGGATGCCGGTTATGAGGTGAAGGGCTATGAACCCGGTAAGGAAGAAAATGAGATACAGATCCTGAACGACCCCGAGATCAGGGGATTTCTCTCCCGACCCCAGAGTGCTCCGGTGGAACTTAACCGGGGAATCCTGGACATTGCCATTGTGGGTGAGGACTGGGTGCGGGAGGAATCCGTTAACCTCCCCGAAGATCTCACCATCAAATTGGGTGATCTCAACTACGGCCAGACCAGACTCATTGTAGCCGTACCCAATGAAGACCCCTATGATTCGCTTACCGAATTCTTCCAGGCCAACCAGGAACGAGAAACACCCATATTATGTTTCACCGAGTATCCTAACCTCACCAAGCAGTACTTCATGGAAAATGAAGGATATCAGGAAAAATTCGGAAATAAAACGCCTCTGGTCCAGGTGAGGGGACTGTGGGATGGTGAAAATGAACAGGTGCAGATCATAAACTCCGACGGGGCCACCGAGGTTTACATAGCCAAAGGGGCTGATCTGATTGTGGATAACACCCAGACCGGCAGCAGCCTCCGCAAGGCGGGTTTGAAGATCTTAGACACCATCATGGAATCCAGTGCGGGTTTGTACGCCGGTCCCCGTTGCCAGGGGTCAAAGTTGCAGAAGGCCCAGATGATATATGAACAGCTATTCGGCGCCACCAAGGCCCGGAAATACTTCGATGTGAAGTTCAACGTATCCAATAAGAAAGTAGAGGAAGTGAAGGAACTGTTACTGTCCCATGAGTTCTGTTCAGATGAACCCACCGTGGTGCAGGGAACCAGCTTTTCCCAGGTAAACGTACTGATACCCAAAACTAAATTTCCGGAAATGTTGCAGGCCGTGAAGGGCTACGGTGCCTCTGCCATTGTGCGGGAAAATGTGAAGCAGTACGTGGAATAA
- a CDS encoding ArsR/SmtB family transcription factor — translation MKKLLWWIIAGTKGGVNRARIIESLHQRPYNAHQLAEKLDLDYKTVRHHIKVLEQNRVISSSGEKYGMMYFLSPQMEESYDIFEDILGQMNG, via the coding sequence ATGAAAAAGTTACTCTGGTGGATCATAGCCGGTACCAAGGGTGGTGTTAATCGGGCTAGGATTATAGAATCCCTCCATCAGAGACCATATAATGCTCACCAACTGGCAGAAAAATTGGATCTAGACTATAAGACGGTGCGTCATCATATTAAGGTCTTAGAACAGAACCGGGTGATTTCTTCTTCCGGCGAAAAATATGGGATGATGTATTTTCTTTCCCCCCAGATGGAGGAAAGTTATGACATTTTCGAAGACATATTGGGCCAAATGAATGGATAA
- a CDS encoding ORC1-type DNA replication protein, with product MLKMTIKDILMGEETLFRDVEAFNPDYIPDRLLHRDSQMEALAMCLRPALRGGKPKNAVVLGAPATGKTTALRKIFQIVEETSDKLYCVYVNCQISTTRFNIFSDIYEHLMGHRPPETGIPFSRIYGEIMKKLVQEEKALMVALDDVNHLFYSKNANQVFYDILRAHEVFKGARTGLFAIISDIEFRFMLDKNVSSIFIPKEVVFNPYTSEQMRDILRERVKVGFYPDVVSEEVLEKISDLAYSTGDMRLGIDILSTSGDLAEADASKTIQIKHVEGAVKSTSEGSLESTLGVLSPLELALLKLIVSLKEDENTAGTMYQSLKKEEKISYASFDRALKKLELLRIIDTRFTGKGVKGNSRLVILRFTPEEIERHLIGV from the coding sequence ATCCTCAAAATGACTATTAAAGACATACTCATGGGAGAAGAGACTCTTTTTAGAGATGTGGAGGCATTTAATCCAGATTATATTCCAGATCGTCTTTTACATAGAGATTCACAGATGGAAGCCCTGGCCATGTGTCTTAGACCTGCTCTACGTGGGGGTAAGCCTAAAAATGCTGTGGTTCTGGGGGCACCAGCCACAGGCAAAACCACCGCCCTCCGGAAGATATTCCAGATAGTGGAGGAAACATCGGATAAGCTGTACTGTGTCTACGTGAACTGCCAGATCAGCACCACCCGGTTCAACATCTTCTCAGACATCTACGAACACCTCATGGGCCACCGGCCACCTGAGACCGGGATTCCCTTCTCACGCATCTATGGGGAGATAATGAAAAAGCTCGTCCAGGAAGAGAAGGCCCTAATGGTGGCCCTGGATGATGTTAACCATCTTTTCTACAGTAAGAATGCTAACCAAGTATTTTATGACATCCTGAGGGCTCATGAAGTATTTAAAGGTGCCAGAACTGGACTCTTCGCCATCATATCCGATATAGAATTCCGGTTCATGCTGGATAAGAACGTGTCTTCTATTTTCATCCCTAAAGAGGTGGTATTCAATCCGTACACTTCAGAACAGATGCGGGACATACTCCGGGAGAGGGTAAAAGTGGGTTTCTATCCGGATGTGGTATCCGAGGAAGTTTTGGAAAAAATCTCTGATTTAGCCTACTCTACTGGGGATATGCGCCTGGGAATCGATATTCTGTCTACCAGTGGGGACCTGGCCGAAGCAGACGCTTCTAAAACCATCCAGATCAAGCACGTGGAGGGAGCAGTTAAAAGTACCAGTGAGGGCAGTCTGGAAAGTACATTGGGGGTTCTTTCACCCCTGGAATTAGCGCTCTTAAAGTTGATAGTGAGTCTTAAGGAAGATGAGAACACGGCCGGTACTATGTACCAGTCCCTTAAAAAGGAAGAAAAGATCAGTTACGCTTCCTTCGACCGTGCCCTTAAAAAACTAGAGCTTTTACGGATAATTGACACCCGCTTCACGGGTAAGGGAGTTAAAGGGAACTCGAGATTGGTGATTCTACGCTTTACCCCGGAAGAGATAGAAAGACACCTGATTGGAGTTTAA
- a CDS encoding archease: MHNNPEKMPFEFFDVTADIGYRAYGETLNEAFQNAGLALFEVITDTSVLKTSIKKTISLKSEDRKALLFDWLNELIYLHDAEYLVFSHFQVNISGDESKGYQLEAEVWGEEFEQARHESRDEVKAVTYHLMEIDEEDGYRLQVILDV, translated from the coding sequence GTGCATAATAATCCGGAGAAAATGCCCTTTGAATTTTTTGACGTCACTGCTGACATTGGCTACCGGGCTTATGGAGAAACCCTTAATGAAGCCTTCCAAAACGCGGGACTGGCACTTTTTGAGGTCATAACCGATACTTCGGTTCTGAAAACCTCCATAAAAAAAACCATAAGTCTAAAGTCCGAAGATAGAAAGGCACTCCTTTTTGACTGGCTCAACGAACTGATCTATCTGCATGATGCGGAGTACCTGGTCTTTTCTCATTTCCAGGTGAATATATCGGGAGATGAAAGTAAGGGCTACCAACTGGAAGCTGAAGTGTGGGGGGAGGAGTTTGAACAGGCCAGGCATGAGAGCCGGGATGAGGTGAAGGCGGTAACCTACCACCTAATGGAAATAGATGAAGAGGATGGGTACCGGTTGCAGGTCATACTGGACGTTTGA
- a CDS encoding RtcB family protein, which yields MVIQEHLEKIRDNVWEIPTSYQKGMRVPGRIYLDPEGMKNLEKGAMDQVANVASLPGIQKFSIGLPDIHFGYGFSIGGVGAFSARTGVISPGGVGFDINCGVRMLRTNLSVSDVQPRIKEVVDTLFKNVPSGVGSKGQIRLKEGEIDEVLDNGAAWAVENGYGWESDLEFLEEEGCMKDADSSKVSEKAKKRGIPQLGSLGSGNHFLEVQRVDEIFDDQVANVFGLEKDQVTVLIHSGSRGCGHQVCSDYLRSMDRAAKRYQINLPDRQLACAPVDSDEAQDYFQAMAAAANYAWTNRQMILHWVRESFEQVFHRDSEDMGMGIVYDVAHNIAKREVHKIKGRDTEVYVHRKGATRAFGPGRKEIPSCYRDVGQPVLLPGTMGTASYVLHGTETAMEETFGSTAHGAGRKMSRAGAKRTYRGEEVKKVLGDRGIYIKATSMPIVAEEAPGAYKDVDEVVKTVHDTGISSLVAKMVPLGVAKG from the coding sequence ATGGTCATCCAGGAGCATTTAGAGAAAATTAGGGACAATGTATGGGAAATTCCCACCAGCTACCAGAAGGGAATGCGAGTTCCGGGTCGGATCTACCTGGACCCGGAGGGTATGAAAAATCTGGAAAAGGGGGCTATGGATCAGGTGGCCAACGTGGCATCTCTACCCGGTATTCAGAAGTTTTCCATAGGCTTACCAGACATACATTTTGGTTACGGGTTCAGTATTGGTGGAGTGGGTGCTTTCAGTGCCCGTACTGGTGTTATAAGCCCTGGTGGGGTGGGCTTCGATATCAACTGTGGAGTTAGGATGTTAAGGACCAACCTATCCGTCAGTGATGTTCAGCCCAGGATAAAAGAGGTGGTGGATACTCTATTCAAGAACGTTCCCTCGGGTGTAGGTAGTAAGGGCCAGATAAGGCTTAAAGAGGGAGAAATTGATGAAGTTCTCGATAATGGGGCTGCTTGGGCCGTGGAAAATGGTTATGGATGGGAATCTGACCTGGAATTCCTGGAAGAAGAGGGGTGCATGAAGGATGCAGACTCCTCCAAGGTGAGTGAAAAGGCCAAAAAGAGGGGAATTCCCCAATTAGGGTCTCTGGGTTCGGGTAATCATTTCCTGGAAGTGCAGCGGGTGGATGAAATATTCGATGATCAGGTGGCTAATGTCTTTGGACTGGAAAAAGACCAGGTCACCGTTTTAATCCACTCTGGAAGTAGGGGCTGCGGACATCAGGTGTGCAGCGACTATCTGCGGAGCATGGACCGGGCGGCCAAGCGCTACCAGATCAACCTGCCGGACCGGCAACTGGCCTGTGCTCCGGTGGATTCCGATGAGGCCCAGGACTACTTCCAGGCCATGGCCGCCGCTGCCAACTACGCCTGGACCAATCGGCAGATGATCCTGCACTGGGTGCGGGAAAGCTTTGAACAGGTGTTCCACCGTGACAGTGAAGATATGGGCATGGGCATAGTCTACGATGTCGCCCACAACATCGCCAAACGGGAGGTGCATAAGATCAAGGGCCGTGACACCGAAGTCTACGTGCACCGTAAGGGAGCCACCCGGGCCTTTGGACCGGGTAGGAAGGAGATCCCATCCTGCTACCGGGATGTGGGTCAGCCAGTGTTGTTACCAGGGACCATGGGAACCGCCTCCTACGTACTGCACGGTACCGAGACGGCCATGGAGGAGACTTTCGGGTCCACTGCTCATGGAGCCGGACGTAAGATGAGCAGAGCCGGTGCTAAGCGAACTTACCGTGGAGAGGAGGTTAAGAAGGTCCTGGGAGATCGGGGGATCTATATAAAAGCAACTTCCATGCCTATCGTGGCCGAAGAGGCTCCAGGAGCCTATAAAGACGTGGATGAAGTGGTTAAAACTGTCCACGATACTGGTATATCATCCCTGGTGGCTAAAATGGTGCCTCTGGGAGTAGCTAAGGGGTAA
- the mtnP gene encoding S-methyl-5'-thioadenosine phosphorylase — translation MLAVIGGTGVYRLVEKGEELESMVINTPYGDSPQITRFQMEGMELFFMPRHHEGHDNPPHRINYRANLCALQKLGVKRVLATNAVGSLDEKLEPGTFLAPDDFLDFTHHRPVTFYDQRTVHVDVTQPYCPHLRKVLLDSGEVVDGGVYVCVEGPRFETPAEIRMFRQLGGTVVGMTGLPEVVLARELSMCYASVCMISNYAASISPDKVTIDEVFQIMDGKKKQLTNLLRESILNIPPGRDCHCEHALQGAEIE, via the coding sequence ATGCTGGCAGTAATAGGAGGCACCGGAGTCTACCGGCTGGTGGAAAAGGGTGAAGAACTGGAGAGTATGGTTATCAACACTCCCTATGGTGACTCACCACAGATCACCCGTTTTCAAATGGAGGGAATGGAACTGTTCTTCATGCCCCGTCATCATGAGGGCCATGATAATCCCCCCCACCGCATTAACTACCGGGCCAATCTCTGCGCCCTCCAAAAGCTGGGAGTGAAACGGGTACTGGCCACCAATGCCGTCGGATCACTGGATGAGAAATTAGAACCCGGCACCTTTCTGGCCCCGGACGATTTTTTGGACTTCACCCACCACCGACCAGTAACCTTTTATGACCAGCGGACCGTTCATGTGGATGTGACCCAGCCCTACTGCCCCCACCTCAGAAAGGTGCTCCTGGACTCTGGAGAGGTGGTGGATGGAGGAGTTTACGTATGTGTGGAGGGCCCCCGTTTTGAGACCCCTGCGGAGATAAGGATGTTCCGCCAGCTGGGAGGGACAGTGGTGGGTATGACTGGATTACCAGAGGTGGTCCTGGCCCGTGAGCTTTCCATGTGCTACGCATCGGTGTGTATGATATCCAACTACGCCGCGTCTATATCTCCAGATAAGGTTACCATTGATGAGGTGTTCCAGATCATGGATGGAAAAAAGAAACAGTTAACCAATCTCCTCCGGGAATCCATCCTTAACATCCCTCCTGGGAGGGATTGTCACTGTGAGCACGCATTACAGGGTGCTGAGATAGAATAA